TCCCACCAGCGCAGGTGAGTGGCCTTCGATATATGCGTTGACACCTTCTATATAATAGCGTCAATTCAGGCATTGCCATGGGTGCGGCCCGCAAGAACCGACCGCTCTGCCACGAGACCATCCGGTGGCGATCTGACGTGCCACTGACCGAGGGACAGCTGCGGTCCAAACGGGATGAATTCTGGGATACCGCGCCGGCCTTCGACGGTCGAAAGGAGATCTGGGATGCGCTGCGGGCGGCCACTACCGCAGCCGAGGGACTTGACTTCCAGATGGCCCAGGCCATTCTGGACGGGGCTAACGTATCGGTCCCGAATGGGTGAGTTGCTCTTAACAAATCTGACCACTGGACAACTATATGTATCTTTTCTTGGCAAGAAAACTTAACATCATGTAGTAAATTATAGTCTGAGAAACTCTTACTAACGTTATCTTACTAACAATTTGTActacaaaagtgaaaagtttcTAATGCTAATTACCATCGACCAGaaaatcaataatatatacagTGATTTTACCATGCCATAACTCCATTAATGCATGACAGCGATTTGCAAGTGTCCTTTGCTGGACACCACAGGGGTATCGTAAATAAGTGATGAGCCAGGAAAATAAGAAACTTAACTGAAATACGAAGTACGCACTATTCAAATGAATgttatatacatgtatatcaAAATGGATGTTACATTGTTTTATTAACAGAACGGTTTTGCcggaaattatttatttagcctGCTTTCGTTACCAAATCCACGTTTTTTCCACGTTCCTGCCTAGAGTATTTGCACCCCCTTCACTTTTCTACTGAACTTCTTCGCGCTAACGTGTTTATTATACATCGATTTTTGACTGACATTCCGACACTCGCCTCGGACTGTTGaccacatttatttaaatgcagcGCTGACCTTTCCACCACTTTCGGCATGGCATGCATCAGTGTCCTTGAAGGGAGCTCCCTACGTAATTCCGCTATTATCTACGCCCTTATCCGACTTGGCCCACTTGGCATTAAATCATTAGCATTAGGCCATATTGAGTGAATCATTTTTGGGCTAGATGGGGGTTTACGATAAGATAATGATAGTAGGGCCGCCCGGTTACTGATCACTGTTGTGCTTTTCCACAGCTACCTTACAGAATGCTACGATGAGCTGGGCACCCAGTACAAAGTGCCCATTTACTGTCTGTCATATCCCATAAATATTGTAAAGGAGGAGAATGGGCGCGACTCGCCTGCCGAATACTCTGAGCCCGTGGATGGTGGCACCGACATCTTTTTGAAGCTGCGCATATCATCCACCATGACTGATGTTAAACTACCGGTTTACTCTAAGGACACCGTAGGGCAGTGCAAGAAAAAGCTTCAGGTGAGTCCAGCAGTCAACCACTTATTGAATATCACTAAATGTTCTGtaaatgtaacaaaaaaatCGAAGCGGTAACAacgaaagaattttttttaaatttaactttagAAGTGTACATAATCTGGCacgataaaaatataatttttttaaatcgttGTTACTGTGTATTAAAAAGCAGCATTATTAATACATATTTAGTTAACCGCTTAAAATGATTGAAGTTCTAACCTTTACTTAAACTCAAACTTTTCAGGCCGCCGAGGCTGTCAACGCCTGCTGTCAGCGATGGTTCTACAGCGGCAAGCTGCTGGGCGACAAGGTGCCAATCGACGAGTGCAGTATACACCAGGGATATGTGGTGCAGGTGATTGTCAACACGGAGCACTACAACCACGACAATAGCACAAGTACATCGCACGCCAGCTAGCGGCGCAGTCTACGCACACTAGtctacagcaacagcatctgCAAGGAGCCACGGCAGCAGCCGCAggatctgcagcagcagcaacttttggccaaagcGGGCAACGTTATCTTGAGGAGGGGGATTTTCATATACTCAGTTCATGGCTCAAGAAACCATACGGGAAATGTACAGAAAACAACAGCATCAACAGGCACAACAGCAACCGCATACTCATAGCATTTATCGAAACAAGCAACAATTGCAAATTGTTGCCCTGTCTgccttgttgctgttgcttttgttgtggCTGCTCGCCTTGTTACGCTTTGTTTAATATgtctatatataaattgtaaaacaaAAGATGGAAACTAAGTCGCTGAGAAAGGGAAATCAGAATGAGATACATAAATcataaacttaaatatatttttttgatggTAATTACATTATAAAAAAACTGATTTATTCAGTTCACAAACCATATACTGTCAACTGTATATGAAAGGAACTATATAGAGAACAGTAACTATGATCTTGGCCACTTGTCTattgaaaactaaaaatgtgtacaattttataaaaaccaACATAGAAGGCCTCTATTAACTAATTGTAAGCAAGTGTTTGAGCATTTGCCCGATGtatatgtaatgtaaaaataaacGAGAATTGTAGTATTTGGCCGCAATAGAAAGCATGCAACAAAGCATTTTTGATACTGTACAAAATGCCAAGCACAACACTGAGAATGATCATAATTGTGAGAAAACACAAAGAGCACACAGATTGTTAACCAAATAATTTGCTCAAATGTAGTTAACAAGAATGAAGGAAACACATCGTGTGTAGTTAATGCGGGGTAGGGAGTTGGAGAGTTAACCCAAGTACCTTATTAATGTATATGATTTAATTTGCGTTTAGGGTCAATAATTTATCTCTAAAGCACACAAATTacttgtataattttttaaataaatgaggATCGTCAAATGACCGTTTTAAGTGCGCATACAGCATACAGCATTTACTCCAGCGGTATATAAAATGTGTGTTCCacattaataattataataatacgAGCAATGGAAAAGTTAAGGCTAAGGTGTTTTCTTTTAGAAGCTTTCTTTTTTCAtgacttttatatatttaattttaaattgttatattAAATTAGCCATCTATTATGTATTCCGATTCAATAATTTTGTTCTTTTGCATTATAAAGGCgttatttaaataatagcGTACTTTTAAAATGTCGATGCTATGAAGACGTCCACTATTTAAACTATTACTGTAACACACTGCTCGAACGTGTAATGCCAAAGTTGAAATAAATCTTGATGGGGgcaaataacaaacaattgaATACATAGATCGTTAAATCGTTTTGAATGACTTCATTCAAATGCATCATTATTTCATAATCAtggaaaacaagttttttattCTCGTGAATCCATTTTTTGCAGCAAGGTGAGAAACGAGAAGGCAGTAGTGATagtcttaaataaaataaagaaaataaacatatttttagtttagttgTAATTAAACTCTATGTAAGGATACCGACCCCTCTGAACCGATCCACGTTTAGATTGGTTATTTTTCCGGCAGTTAGTTGGAACTGCCTGCGGGAATtcaacataaaaaatatgtaatcGCTGCGAACCTCCTTCAAATGTCGCTGCCATGGACTTCTCCACAGGGCTTCACCACACCGTTGACTGTTCTGGAAAACGATGTCCGCGAAATAGCAGATGATAAAGAGCTCGTAGAGAACTAGGAGTAGGTACTGTCCCAAAGAGACCATCCGCATTAAAGAATTGGCCGACGTGCTCTTCGTAGAGACGAATGCCACCAGACACATGAGGAAAGTGACTTCACCAATCTTCACAAACCAGATGGGACTGTAGAAACGCTCAATTTTTTTCAGGGCCGCCACTATGTATCTGTGGTGCTGAATGCACCGTACAAAAGACAGCCCGAATGCTGAGGAGAAGTCCATTGAGCTTCCCACTTCTAGAAGTTCTCGCAGAGGGGTCTCCTCTTCCATAGAGTACGTATATTGACCTAGCTCGGCATCAGCTGCAGATTGCTCAGCCTGCAATTGACTGCAAGCATGACAGATTTTAGTAATTTAACGAATTCTAATATATAGTAATAAAGTCTTTATCATCAtatactcaataaaattactTCAGTTCCGTCATATTGGCTCCCATTAGTACATAGCTGCTGGCCAATACATTCTTGAGACTGCAAAAGAG
This genomic stretch from Drosophila yakuba strain Tai18E2 chromosome 3R, Prin_Dyak_Tai18E2_2.1, whole genome shotgun sequence harbors:
- the LOC6535401 gene encoding ubiquitin domain-containing protein 1, yielding MGACVCRMNPDNETMSVSSASISRPTSAGIAMGAARKNRPLCHETIRWRSDVPLTEGQLRSKRDEFWDTAPAFDGRKEIWDALRAATTAAEGLDFQMAQAILDGANVSVPNGYLTECYDELGTQYKVPIYCLSYPINIVKEENGRDSPAEYSEPVDGGTDIFLKLRISSTMTDVKLPVYSKDTVGQCKKKLQAAEAVNACCQRWFYSGKLLGDKVPIDECSIHQGYVVQVIVNTEHYNHDNSTSTSHAS